The Anabaena sphaerica FACHB-251 genome includes a window with the following:
- a CDS encoding peptidylprolyl isomerase — translation MNLVLQFGDASGERSDRILTAPEVLQLLAKYQLVPPLLKEVVIDQAIAQIECTPQEEQLACEQLAQQYQGRQEQGISSEQLNNIAIRQLKVEKFKEATWGQDLDSYFYQRKPQLDRVIYSLITTSDIGIAQEIYFRIQESEQSFAQLAREYAQGPEAQTDGLVGPVELQSLHPMLTRVLSVSQPQQLSPPTQIGEWIVIVRLEKLLPAQLDRQMRQRLLNERFQSWLQTQIAPQNWQIKQSED, via the coding sequence ATGAATCTGGTTCTGCAATTTGGCGATGCCTCCGGCGAGCGAAGCGATCGCATACTGACTGCCCCAGAAGTTCTGCAATTACTGGCAAAATACCAACTAGTTCCACCATTACTTAAAGAGGTGGTGATTGATCAAGCGATCGCACAGATTGAGTGTACGCCACAAGAGGAGCAACTTGCCTGTGAACAGTTAGCCCAACAATATCAAGGGCGACAAGAACAGGGAATAAGTTCCGAACAGTTGAATAATATAGCCATTCGCCAACTAAAAGTAGAGAAGTTCAAAGAAGCTACTTGGGGACAAGATTTAGACTCTTACTTTTACCAACGCAAACCCCAGTTGGATCGAGTTATATATTCTCTGATTACCACTTCTGATATTGGAATTGCTCAAGAAATCTACTTCCGCATCCAAGAAAGTGAACAGTCTTTTGCTCAACTGGCGCGGGAATACGCCCAAGGTCCTGAAGCCCAGACAGATGGGTTAGTTGGTCCTGTGGAATTACAATCTCTCCATCCAATGTTGACGAGAGTTTTGTCTGTGAGCCAACCACAGCAACTTTCACCACCGACTCAAATAGGAGAATGGATAGTGATTGTTCGACTAGAAAAGCTACTACCTGCTCAGTTGGATCGGCAAATGCGTCAGCGATTGCTAAACGAACGTTTTCAGAGTTGGCTACAAACCCAAATAGCACCACAAAACTGGCAAATTAAACAATCAGAAGATTGA
- a CDS encoding peptidase domain-containing ABC transporter, with amino-acid sequence MTYSNNAFAGFLSTVAGFEELSAAERNNLLSQQQALRYRIGQKIISKEKLPDRIAILYEGKVRLLGYDPQTQLPVTLKILEPGAIIGEISLLRQIACETAIASTEVICLTFSTADYLRLIFQNPAFANERQNCSHIIEVFDVLSPLLAQQANASLKIKEISQQVLSGAKIHYLPPGKSSLTQLESDRIWLVSGGGTVANFPPGSHLESTSNRDVLEVTGSSPARLLGINPADISFLNQEQLEEALIDHQQQITDELEIPYATIEEVLPSPPQRPQAQQNNQKYPFFRGQGENNSTLACFQMLAKHLEIPLRKEVVRRILNENIKRQGNISFQLCAYLGELIGLKSQLVDVPATAITRIPTPALIQYRDSYAVIYAVEANTVVLAVPSKGIINCKPGKLLEEIETDQTNLQPQLRVLLFSATQETPQQRFGLSWFLPYLSRYRRVLIEVFIASFFVQLAALANPLVIQLIIDKVIVQNSISTLNVLGVLLLAVSVFEAILTTLRTYLFVDTTNRIDMSLGSQIIDHLLRLPLRYFERRPVGELATRVNELENIRQFLTGTALTVGLDAVFSVVYIIVMLFYSWQLTLVGLGTIPLFVVITLIAAPTVSRQLRAKAERNAATQSYLVEVMSGIQTVKAQNIELRSRFSWQERYAKFVSAGFKTVITSTLANSTSQFLNKLSSLLVLWVGAYLVLKGDLTLGELIAFRIISSYVTSPILRLAQIWQNFQETGLSLERLSDIVDTPQEAEADRDNIPLPAISGAVKYENVSFRFAPSGPLQLNNVSLDFPAGRFVGIVGQSGSGKSTMMKLLLRLYNVESGRILIDGYDVSKVELYSVRRQIGVVPQDPLLFDGTVQENIALTNPDATTEEIIEAAKIAVAHEFIMNLPNGYNSRVGERGSALSGGQRQRIAIARSILQKPKLLVLDEATSALDYPTERQICLNLARAFQGTTVFFITHRLNTVSNADTIIVMDGGRVIEQGSHQELMTAKGHYFYLYQQQEVNL; translated from the coding sequence ATGACTTATAGTAATAACGCCTTTGCAGGATTTCTCTCCACCGTTGCCGGATTTGAAGAATTATCAGCAGCGGAAAGAAACAATCTCCTATCACAACAGCAAGCTTTACGCTACCGTATAGGTCAAAAAATAATTAGTAAAGAAAAACTACCAGACCGCATAGCAATTCTTTACGAAGGCAAAGTAAGGTTATTAGGATATGACCCACAGACTCAATTACCAGTTACCTTAAAAATACTAGAACCGGGAGCAATAATTGGCGAAATTAGTTTGTTGCGGCAGATTGCTTGCGAAACAGCGATCGCATCCACCGAAGTCATTTGTTTAACCTTCAGTACAGCAGATTATTTACGTCTGATTTTCCAAAATCCAGCCTTTGCTAATGAGCGCCAAAACTGTAGTCATATCATAGAAGTATTTGATGTTCTTAGCCCACTGTTAGCTCAACAAGCTAATGCTAGTTTAAAGATCAAAGAAATCAGTCAACAAGTTTTATCAGGGGCGAAAATCCATTACCTACCACCAGGAAAATCCTCTTTAACACAACTGGAAAGTGATAGAATCTGGCTTGTCAGTGGTGGTGGTACAGTAGCTAATTTTCCCCCTGGTTCTCATTTAGAATCTACTAGTAATAGAGACGTTTTAGAAGTAACAGGGAGCAGTCCTGCACGTTTGTTAGGTATCAATCCCGCAGATATCTCATTTCTGAATCAAGAGCAACTAGAAGAAGCACTAATAGATCATCAACAACAAATCACAGATGAATTAGAGATTCCTTACGCCACAATTGAGGAAGTTCTCCCCTCACCACCCCAAAGACCACAAGCGCAACAAAACAACCAGAAATACCCATTTTTTCGCGGACAGGGCGAAAACAATTCGACCCTGGCTTGTTTCCAAATGTTAGCCAAGCATTTAGAAATACCCTTGCGAAAGGAAGTAGTACGTCGAATTTTAAATGAAAATATTAAACGTCAAGGCAATATATCCTTTCAGCTTTGTGCTTATTTAGGAGAATTAATAGGTCTCAAATCCCAATTAGTAGATGTTCCCGCTACCGCAATTACACGCATCCCCACACCAGCACTAATTCAGTATCGAGATAGCTATGCTGTCATATATGCAGTAGAGGCAAATACAGTAGTTTTAGCTGTGCCATCAAAAGGGATTATCAATTGCAAGCCCGGCAAACTACTGGAAGAAATAGAAACTGATCAAACCAACTTGCAACCGCAACTGAGGGTATTACTTTTCAGTGCGACTCAAGAAACACCTCAACAACGCTTTGGTTTAAGCTGGTTTCTACCATATCTATCACGTTACCGTCGAGTCTTAATAGAAGTATTTATCGCTTCCTTTTTCGTCCAACTGGCAGCTTTAGCTAACCCCCTAGTCATTCAGTTAATCATTGATAAAGTCATCGTTCAAAATAGTATTAGTACCCTGAATGTTTTAGGGGTTTTACTATTAGCAGTTAGTGTATTTGAAGCAATACTAACTACACTGCGGACTTACTTATTTGTAGATACTACCAACCGCATTGATATGAGTTTGGGGTCACAAATTATTGACCACTTACTCAGATTACCATTGCGCTATTTTGAACGTAGACCAGTAGGTGAACTAGCGACTCGCGTCAATGAATTAGAAAATATTCGCCAGTTTCTCACAGGTACAGCCCTAACAGTGGGATTAGATGCAGTATTCTCGGTGGTTTATATCATCGTCATGCTGTTTTATAGTTGGCAACTGACTTTAGTGGGGTTAGGAACAATTCCTTTATTTGTGGTGATTACATTAATTGCCGCCCCGACAGTGAGCCGACAGTTACGAGCCAAAGCTGAACGCAACGCCGCCACTCAATCTTACTTAGTTGAGGTAATGTCAGGCATTCAAACAGTAAAAGCGCAAAATATTGAATTGCGATCGCGTTTTTCCTGGCAAGAACGATACGCTAAGTTTGTGTCCGCAGGGTTTAAAACAGTCATTACTTCCACTTTAGCTAATTCCACCAGTCAGTTTCTCAACAAACTCAGCAGCTTACTAGTTTTGTGGGTAGGAGCTTATTTAGTATTAAAAGGAGACTTAACTTTAGGGGAATTAATCGCTTTTAGAATTATCTCCAGTTACGTTACTAGTCCCATATTACGTTTAGCGCAAATCTGGCAGAACTTCCAAGAAACTGGTTTATCTTTAGAACGATTAAGCGATATTGTTGATACACCCCAAGAAGCAGAAGCAGACAGAGATAATATTCCCTTACCTGCCATATCTGGGGCAGTCAAATATGAAAATGTTTCCTTCCGATTTGCCCCTAGTGGACCACTGCAACTGAACAATGTCAGCCTCGATTTTCCCGCTGGTAGATTTGTTGGGATTGTGGGACAAAGTGGTTCAGGCAAAAGCACAATGATGAAATTGCTGCTGAGACTTTATAACGTTGAGTCGGGCAGAATTTTGATTGATGGTTATGATGTCAGTAAAGTAGAACTTTATTCGGTGCGTAGACAAATTGGTGTCGTTCCTCAAGATCCACTGTTGTTTGATGGCACAGTTCAAGAAAACATTGCGCTGACCAATCCTGATGCGACAACAGAGGAAATTATCGAAGCTGCAAAAATTGCTGTTGCCCATGAATTTATCATGAACCTGCCCAATGGTTATAACTCAAGAGTTGGCGAAAGAGGTTCAGCCCTTTCTGGAGGACAAAGACAGAGAATTGCGATCGCCCGTTCGATTTTACAAAAACCTAAATTATTAGTCTTGGATGAAGCCACCAGCGCCTTAGATTATCCTACCGAAAGACAAATATGTCTGAATTTAGCCAGAGCATTTCAAGGTACTACCGTTTTCTTTATTACTCACCGTCTCAATACTGTTAGTAATGCAGATACAATTATTGTTATGGATGGTGGTAGGGTGATAGAACAAGGTAGCCATCAAGAATTAATGACTGCTAAAGGTCATTATTTCTACCTTTATCAACAGCAAGAAGTCAATTTGTAA